The Mauremys mutica isolate MM-2020 ecotype Southern chromosome 1, ASM2049712v1, whole genome shotgun sequence genome has a segment encoding these proteins:
- the LOC123362967 gene encoding olfactory receptor 52R1-like, which yields MSNSNTTDFINPSTFILQGIPGLEAAHVWISIPFCAMFIIAILGNFAILLIVKMEPSLHGPMYYFLCMLAIADLVLSTSILPKMLAIFWFNSREIDFSACLTQMYFVYCFPLMESGIIVAMGFDRYVAICHPLRHSTILTIPVVAKMGLVVVLRSSMLVLPYPFLVIQWRYCRTNIIPEPFCAHMAVVKLACGDTHISSYYGLFVLLGVMGLDGIFIAMSYTQILRAIFSLPTKDARLKTFGTCVSHLCVILLFYIPGLFSSLTYRFGQNVPLHFHVFIGNMNLLVPPMLHPIIYGVRTKEIRDRLLRFITHKR from the coding sequence atctccatccccttctgtgccatgttcatcatagccatcttggggaactttgCCATCCTGTTAATTGTGAAAatggagccgagcctccatgggcccatgtactatttcctctgcatgctggccatcgctgacctggtcctgtctacatccatcctgcccaaaatgctggcaatcttctggttcaattccagggagatcgatttcagtgcctgcctcacccagatgtacttcgttTACTGCTTCCCATTGATGGAGTCCGGGATTATTGTGGCCATGGGTTtcgatcgctatgtggccatctgccatcccctgagacattccaccatcctgacaatcCCCGTGGTGGCCAAGATGGGCCTGGTTGTGGTGCTGCGCAGTAGCATGCTCGTACTGCCCTATCCCTTCCTGGTAATACAGTGGcgatattgcagaaccaacatcatccccgaGCCATTCTGCGCACACATGGCTGTGGTGAAGCTAGCTTGTGGCGACACCCACATCAGCAGCTACTATGGTCTCTTTGTGCTATTGGGTGTAATGGGTCTGGATGGGATATTTATTGCCATGTCCTATActcagatcctcagggccatcttcagcctccccacaaaggacgcccggctcaagacttttggaacctgcgtctcccacctctgtgttaTCTTACTCTTTTACATCCcaggtctcttctcctccctcacatACCGTTTCGGACAGaatgtgcccctgcatttccatGTTTTTATTGGCAACATGAACCTACTGGTGCCCCCCATGCTacaccccatcatctatggggtgaggaccaaggagatccgggacaggctgctccggtTCATTACTCATAAGAGAtga